A genomic segment from Aegilops tauschii subsp. strangulata cultivar AL8/78 chromosome 1, Aet v6.0, whole genome shotgun sequence encodes:
- the LOC109759037 gene encoding glycerol-3-phosphate acyltransferase RAM2: MESLLAAAAAGVEPFPSVDKCDASGRGSHAVAADLDGTLLRSRSPFPYYALVAFETGGWPRLLLLLLLAPLATLLGIAASEAAAVRVLVFAATAGARVSSIESAAQAVLPRFYAADVHPGAWRVFSACSRRRVVLTSTPRIMAEPFLRECLGADAVAGTELATWRGRATGMVHTRRGVLVGRRKAEALHEIFDEDGDVPDVGLGDRRSDYPFMCQCKEAYIVPSAPVEAVSMDQLRRQVIFHDGRLALRPTPLAALLTVLWCPAGFVLACLRIAAGALLPMPWVYYAFWALGVRVVVKGSPPPRAGSTAGRTGVLFACSHRTLLDPIFLSAALGRPVAAVTYSLSRLSEMLSPIRTVRLSRNRVTDAAMITRLLQEGDLAICPEGTTSREPFLLRFSALFAELTDEVVPVAMESRMGMFHGTTARGWKGMDPFYFFMNPSPVYTVTFLSKLPSELTCSSGGRPSHEVANYIQRLIAATLSYQCTSLTRKDKYRALAGNDGIVDVKPMNKAR; this comes from the exons ATGGAGTCATTGCTCGCAGCTGCGGCTGCCGGGGTGGAGCCGTTCCCGTCGGTGGACAAATGCGACGCGTCGGGGCGCGGCTCGCACGCCGTGGCAGCCGACCTCGACGGGACGCTGCTGCGGTCTCGCAGCCCGTTCCCCTACTACGCGCTGGTGGCGTTCGAGACCGGTGGGTGGCCGCGGCTCCTGCTCCTGCTTCTCCTCGCGCCGTTAGCCACCCTGCTGGGCATCGCCGCATCGGAGGCTGCGGCTGTCCGAGTGCTCGTTTTCGCGGCCACGGCGGGAGCGCGGGTGTCATCGATCGAGTCCGCGGCGCAGGCCGTGCTGCCGCGGTTCTACGCCGCGGACGTGCACCCGGGCGCGTGGCGGGTGTTCTCGGCGTGTTCCAGGCGCCGCGTCGTGCTCACCTCCACGCCGCGGATCATGGCGGAGCCGTTCCTGAGGGAGTGCCTCGGAGCCGACGCCGTGGCAGGCACCGAGCTCGCCACGTGGCGCGGCCGCGCCACTGGGATGGTGCACACGCGCCGGGGCGTGCTCGTCGGGCGACGCAAGGCCGAGGCGCTGCATGAGATATTTGACGAGGATGGCGACGTGCCGGACGTCGGCCTCGGCGACCGCCGGTCCGATTACCCCTTCATGTGCCAATGCAAG GAAGCGTACATCGTACCGTCGGCGCCGGTGGAGGCCGTTAGCATGGACCAGCTGCGGAGGCAGGTCATCTTCCACGACGGCCGCCTGGCGCTCCGCCCGACGCCGCTGGCCGCGCTGCTGACCGTGCTGTGGTGCCCGGCGGGCTTCGTCCTCGCGTGCCTCCGCATCGCCGCGGGGGCGCTGCTGCCCATGCCCTGGGTCTACTACGCCTTCTGGGCGCTCGGCGTGCGCGTCGTGGTCAAGGGCagcccgccgccgcgcgccgggAGCACGGCGGGCCGCACCGGGGTGCTCTTCGCCTGCTCGCACCGCACGCTGCTGGACCCCATTTTCCTCTCGGCGGCGCTCGGCCGGCCCGTGGCGGCCGTCACCTACTCACTGTCAAGGCTGTCTGAGATGCTCTCGCCGATCCGGACCGTGCGCCTGAGCCGTAACCGCGTCACCGACGCCGCCATGATCACGAGGCTCCTGCAGGAGGGCGACCTCGCCATCTGCCCCGAGGGGACGACGTCCCGAGAGCCGTTCCTGCTCCGGTTCTCGGCGCTCTTCGCGGAGCTCACCGACGAGGTGGTCCCCGTGGCGATGGAGAGCCGGATGGGCATGTTCCACGGCACCACGGCGAGGGGGTGGAAGGGGATGGACCCCTTCTACTTCTTCATGAACCCCAGCCCGGTGTACACCGTCACGTTCCTGAGCAAGCTGCCGTCGGAGCTCACCTGCAGCAGCGGCGGCAGGCCCAGCCACGAGGTGGCCAACTACATCCAGAGGCTCATCGCTGCCACGCTCTCCTACCAGTGCACCAGCCTCACCAGGAAGGACAAGTACCGGGCCCTGGCCGGCAACGACGGCATCGTGGACGTCAAGCCCATGAACAAAGCACGCTAG